A DNA window from Zingiber officinale cultivar Zhangliang chromosome 3A, Zo_v1.1, whole genome shotgun sequence contains the following coding sequences:
- the LOC122053335 gene encoding protein LURP-one-related 8-like → MAKVHPNMEAYNCDVEVYSDDRKDGRVLTVWRKSLLFSCSGFTVFDNEGNLVFRVDNYGSGRAGEIVLMDAAGKPLLTVRRKKLSLGEKWKIYDGEGADDPVYSVKKRYAKAALAHVAACRRHGSGGGGRYEVEGSYSNRSCTMYDEQLRAVAEVRRKEAVGGVGFGDDVYRLVVRAAADACFAMAVVVVLDQMFGSRVSLIKG, encoded by the exons ATGGCGAAGGTTCACCCCAACATGGAAGCATATAATTGCGACGTCGAGGTCTACAGCGACGACCGGAAGGATGGGAGGGTGTTGACGGTGTGGAGGAAGTCTCTGCTCTTCAGTTGCAGCGGCTTCACGGTTTTTGATAACGAGGGCAATTTGGTCTTTCGAGTCGATAACTACGGATCCGGCCGCGCCGGCGAGATCGTGCTCATGGACGCCGCCGGGAAGCCCCTGCTCACCGTCCGGCGAAAG AAGCTGAGTCTCGGTGAGAAGTGGAAGATATACGACGGCGAGGGAGCCGACGACCCCGTTTACTCCGTCAAGAAGCGCTACGCCAAGGCGGCACTCGCTCACGTAGCGGCTTGCCGGCGGCACGGCAGCGGCGGAGGCGGCCGCTACGAGGTGGAGGGGTCGTACTCCAATCGGAGCTGCACGATGTACGACGAGCAATTGCGGGCGGTAGCGGAGGTCCGGCGGAAGGAGGCCGTCGGCGGGGTGGGATTCGGAGACGACGTGTACCGGCTGGTGGTGCGAGCGGCGGCTGACGCATGCTTCGCCATGGCCGTGGTCGTCGTCCTCGACCAGATGTTCGGATCCAGAGTGTCTCTGATCAAAGGCTGA
- the LOC122053332 gene encoding NAC domain-containing protein 2-like, with amino-acid sequence MAFSMETEQKPALPMLSDPASMLLPPGFRFHPTDEELILHYLGKRAAALPCPVSIIAEVNIYKFDPWDLPAKAWFGEKEWYFFTPRDRKYPNGLRPNRAAGKGYWKATGTDKPIVSSKGNENIGVKKALVFYTGKPPKGTKTDWIMHEYRVVHAHKNRSNNCKAMKLRDSMRLDDWVLCRIYKKSNTQEGEKESSSSAEDVDVSINASPPRTATSLRDSILNLPKTYSFSELMSAVDHPEISQLLEHPYDALGLWNNSFSQDASHSSFLIETDPSVLMTENNNNSLKRPFRTNHWFQEELKISPAEKKPRTETNLNLQVMVPVHHLH; translated from the exons ATGGCTTTCTCAATGGAAACAGAGCAAAAGCCTGCCCTTCCCATGTTGTCCGACCCGGCATCAATGCTGCTTCCGCCGGGTTTCCGTTTCCACCCTACGGACGAGGAGCTCATCCTGCACTACCTCGGCAAGCGCGCCGCCGCGCTGCCGTGCCCGGTGTCGATCATCGCCGAAGTCAACATCTACAAGTTTGATCCATGGGACCTCCCAG CCAAAGCGTGGTTTGGGGAGAAGGAGTGGTACTTCTTCACCCCGAGGGACCGGAAGTACCCGAACGGCCTCCGGCCGAACCGCGCCGCCGGAAAGGGTTACTGGAAGGCGACCGGGACCGACAAGCCGATCGTGTCGAGCAAGGGAAATGAGAACATTGGAGTCAAGAAGGCGCTGGTTTTCTACACCGGGAAGCCGCCCAAGGGGACCAAAACCGATTGGATCATGCACGAGTACCGTGTCGTTCACGCGCACAAGAACAGGAGCAACAATTGCAAGGCTATGAAACTCCGTGACTCCATGAGG CTGGACGATTGGGTTCTCTGCAGAATCTACAAGAAGTCCAACACGCAGGAAGGCGAGAAAGAGTCATCATCCTCCGCAGAGGATGTGGATGTCTCCATCAACGCAAGTCCTCCAAGAACAGCAACGTCACTACGCGATAGCATTCTGAACCTACCCAAAACTTACTCTTTTTCGGAGCTGATGAGCGCCGTCGACCACCCGGAGATCTCTCAGTTGCTCGAACACCCCTACGACGCGCTCGGATTGTGGAACAACTCATTCAGCCAAGATGCCAGCCACAGCAGCTTCCTAATCGAAACAGACCCCTCTGTTTTAATGACAGAGAACAACAATAACTCGCTGAAGCGCCCGTTCAGAACCAATCACTGGTTCCAAGAAGAACTTAAAATTTCACCTGCAGAAAAGAAACCAAGAACAGAAACAAATTTAAATTTGCAAGTCATGGTGCCGGTCCATCACTTGCACTAA